A single window of Magnetococcus marinus MC-1 DNA harbors:
- a CDS encoding efflux RND transporter periplasmic adaptor subunit produces MNRLKALRTLLFPLLILAGGAWGIRLIGSMDRLPPTPSSLQAQPVVTVQRVEPSWQAPQIILHGEVRSDRQLRLMTRIQGRVAYISPALKLGGAVKQGALLLSLEDREARLHLQAQQARTRTAELELEIEAGRQKIAKQDWAVLRLGEVEQASDLALRLPHLGVVRQKLEMARIELAQAQQELSYTKLYAPFDALVVSKDVAMGQWLKAGEEIARLLDSQRFLVHLPISSSQFALLDQNKLKLGEGPKLFLRPAHDLQAPPSVAQLTGFVGELLAPTRRLVLLAQLDNPMQNRGTLLLPGSFVQAQFTGQLQPHIYAIPPQARHNGDRIWTVETLQNPTLRSYGIHPLWQQGEVWYTTLTEAGQKPLLLVTSPLSLPVEGQSVSVTQSTALSTQGQQP; encoded by the coding sequence ATGAACCGCTTAAAAGCTCTACGCACTCTACTGTTCCCCCTGCTTATTTTAGCCGGTGGTGCATGGGGCATTCGTTTGATCGGCAGCATGGACCGCCTGCCTCCGACCCCCAGCTCGCTGCAAGCCCAGCCTGTGGTTACGGTGCAGCGTGTGGAGCCAAGCTGGCAAGCCCCCCAGATCATCTTGCATGGCGAGGTGCGCAGCGACCGCCAGCTGCGTCTCATGACTCGCATTCAGGGGCGAGTGGCCTACATAAGCCCCGCTTTAAAGCTGGGCGGAGCGGTTAAACAAGGGGCCTTGTTGCTCTCTTTGGAAGATCGGGAGGCACGGCTGCATCTACAAGCCCAACAGGCCCGCACCCGTACCGCTGAGCTGGAGTTAGAGATTGAAGCCGGTCGGCAAAAGATCGCCAAACAGGATTGGGCGGTATTACGTCTGGGGGAGGTTGAGCAAGCCTCTGACCTAGCCTTGCGACTGCCCCATTTGGGTGTGGTGCGGCAAAAATTAGAGATGGCCCGTATCGAGTTGGCCCAAGCCCAACAAGAGTTGAGCTACACCAAACTTTATGCCCCCTTTGATGCCTTGGTCGTCAGCAAGGATGTCGCCATGGGCCAATGGCTTAAAGCAGGAGAGGAGATCGCGCGCCTGCTGGATAGCCAGCGTTTTTTGGTACATCTGCCCATTTCATCCAGCCAGTTTGCTCTGCTGGATCAAAATAAGCTCAAGCTGGGAGAGGGTCCCAAGCTGTTTTTGCGCCCCGCCCACGACTTACAAGCCCCGCCAAGCGTGGCCCAATTAACCGGTTTTGTTGGCGAGTTGCTCGCACCAACTCGGCGCTTGGTGCTGCTTGCCCAATTGGACAATCCCATGCAAAACCGCGGCACCTTATTGCTGCCCGGCAGCTTTGTGCAAGCGCAATTTACCGGACAACTGCAACCTCATATCTATGCCATACCGCCCCAGGCTCGCCATAATGGTGACCGCATTTGGACCGTAGAAACGTTGCAAAATCCCACACTGCGTAGTTATGGGATACATCCCCTATGGCAACAGGGAGAGGTTTGGTATACCACCTTAACCGAGGCCGGACAAAAGCCCTTGCTGCTGGTCACCAGCCCCCTCTCCCTACCGGTTGAAGGGCAATCTGTCAGCGTGACGCAATCCACAGCGTTGTCTACCCAAGGGCAACAACCATGA
- a CDS encoding efflux RND transporter permease subunit — translation MVRNPVAANLFMLVVIVGGMLGLMESKQEIFPEFDLDRVVITVDYPGASPAEVEQGIVLAVEEAVQGLEGVKSVASQAAEGLASISLELQRDVDGDRILADVQSEINRITTFPDEAERAVVKRVMNKRQVIDLILSGKVPMGDLHAIAERVRQDLLRISGITQVVLSGLANPEVHIEIPSNRLESLGLSLGDVATRIAQTSLERPAGTLKNSRGDTLIRLTERRTQGTALTDMVVAEDNQGATVRLGEIATLRDGYQEDEEKAYFFNGVPALRLTAYRVGKETPTGVSERVKQYAQNLRQSLPPTIGVDTWKDNSEILQDRIQLLLKNAALGLVLVLMVLALFLNLRLAAWVAVGIPFSFLGAFLVMPGADLSINMVTLFAFIVTLGLVVDDAIVVGENIYAHMQRGVSTYQAAITGAQQMAIPVTFSILTTMAAFMPLFFVPGTLGKIFYLIPAIVILVLLFSLLESIYVLPAHLAHTAGLNVESLRRSSRAGMSRALQRFTLGRYRPLLLFSLRHRWSVVALSMVLFGLSIALVTGGVVAFNFFPKVEDDDVRASLRLAHDAPFQQTLDMQQRLEAAARQAAQDLGDAELIEGLFTRVGEAASGGGGHNSALASSGSHLVAMELHLKDIALTGVSASQFAAAWRRAMQPMPPEIVALSFHYTIGPGAGADVDVELSHPDLQVLEAASQQLEQQMRQMDQLVNVESAFSAGKPQLDFTLTPMASSYGITAADLAEQLRHAIYGAEAVREQRDRQEMRIMVRYPPQQRRSELDLREMLIQTPQGAMIPLYQLAQFKRGSAPTTIVREEGVRVINISGELAPGVRSPRLAMQQLTLTLLPQLKKQYPALTARFVGAKQEGDDTFTTLRRYYLLALVVIYALLAIPFGSYRQPLIIMSVIPMGFVGAVAGHMVMDYDLSMVSMLGMIALSGVVVNDSLILIHEANRTRERGLSPYKAVIHAGIQRLRPILLTSLTTFVGLAPMIFETSVQARFLIPMALSLGFGVLFATFVVLVLVPVLYLILTPSTPQTALN, via the coding sequence ATGGTACGTAATCCGGTTGCTGCCAACCTCTTTATGTTGGTGGTGATTGTGGGTGGCATGCTGGGTTTGATGGAGAGCAAACAGGAGATCTTTCCTGAGTTTGATCTGGATCGGGTGGTGATCACCGTTGATTACCCAGGTGCCAGCCCCGCCGAGGTGGAACAAGGCATTGTGCTGGCCGTTGAGGAGGCGGTGCAGGGATTAGAAGGGGTCAAGAGCGTGGCCTCGCAGGCGGCGGAGGGTTTAGCAAGTATCAGCCTAGAGTTGCAGCGGGATGTGGATGGCGACCGCATTTTGGCGGATGTGCAGAGCGAGATCAACCGCATCACCACCTTCCCCGATGAAGCCGAGCGAGCCGTCGTCAAACGGGTGATGAACAAGCGCCAGGTGATTGATCTTATCCTGTCAGGTAAGGTTCCCATGGGCGATTTACACGCCATTGCTGAGCGAGTCCGACAGGATCTATTGCGCATTTCGGGTATCACGCAAGTGGTATTGAGTGGCTTAGCCAATCCCGAAGTTCACATCGAGATCCCCAGCAACCGGTTGGAGTCCCTTGGTTTATCGTTGGGGGATGTGGCCACCAGAATTGCCCAAACTAGCTTAGAACGCCCCGCAGGCACCCTAAAAAACAGCCGTGGCGATACCCTTATTCGTCTAACTGAACGACGCACTCAAGGGACAGCACTGACAGATATGGTGGTGGCTGAGGACAACCAAGGGGCCACCGTGCGGCTGGGAGAAATCGCCACCCTGCGTGATGGCTATCAGGAAGATGAAGAGAAGGCCTATTTTTTTAACGGGGTACCGGCCCTACGCCTGACCGCCTATCGGGTTGGTAAAGAGACCCCCACCGGGGTCAGTGAGCGGGTTAAGCAGTATGCTCAAAATCTACGCCAAAGCCTGCCCCCCACCATTGGGGTGGATACCTGGAAGGATAATTCTGAAATTCTGCAAGACCGCATTCAATTATTGTTAAAAAACGCTGCGTTAGGGCTGGTTTTAGTTTTGATGGTACTGGCTCTCTTCTTAAATTTGCGGTTGGCCGCCTGGGTGGCGGTTGGCATACCCTTTTCCTTTTTAGGGGCGTTTTTGGTCATGCCGGGGGCGGATCTTTCCATTAACATGGTCACCCTGTTTGCCTTTATTGTGACCCTGGGCTTGGTGGTCGATGATGCCATTGTTGTCGGTGAAAATATCTATGCCCACATGCAGCGTGGCGTATCAACCTATCAAGCGGCCATCACCGGTGCCCAGCAGATGGCGATTCCCGTCACCTTCTCTATTTTGACCACCATGGCGGCCTTTATGCCGCTCTTTTTTGTGCCGGGCACCCTGGGCAAGATTTTTTATCTGATTCCCGCCATTGTGATCCTGGTGTTGCTCTTTTCATTGTTAGAATCCATCTACGTTCTGCCCGCCCACTTGGCCCACACGGCAGGGTTGAATGTGGAGAGCCTGCGCCGCTCTAGTCGCGCGGGTATGAGTCGTGCCTTACAGCGCTTTACCCTTGGGCGCTACCGCCCGCTGTTGCTCTTTAGCCTGCGGCATCGCTGGAGTGTAGTGGCACTCTCTATGGTGCTTTTTGGACTCTCCATCGCCTTGGTGACGGGAGGGGTGGTGGCCTTTAATTTTTTCCCAAAAGTGGAAGATGACGATGTGCGCGCCTCGCTACGCTTGGCCCATGATGCCCCCTTTCAACAAACCCTCGACATGCAGCAAAGGCTCGAAGCAGCAGCCCGCCAAGCGGCCCAGGATTTAGGGGATGCGGAGCTGATTGAGGGCCTTTTTACCCGCGTGGGCGAAGCCGCCAGCGGCGGCGGTGGGCACAATAGCGCCTTAGCCAGCAGCGGCAGCCATTTGGTGGCGATGGAGCTGCATCTTAAAGATATTGCCTTAACCGGGGTGAGCGCCTCCCAATTTGCCGCTGCGTGGCGGCGGGCCATGCAGCCCATGCCCCCAGAGATTGTGGCGCTGAGCTTTCACTACACCATTGGCCCCGGCGCGGGGGCCGATGTGGATGTGGAGCTCTCACACCCGGATTTACAGGTGCTGGAGGCCGCCTCGCAACAGTTGGAACAGCAGATGCGGCAGATGGATCAATTGGTCAATGTGGAGAGTGCTTTTTCGGCAGGCAAACCCCAGCTCGACTTTACCCTTACCCCCATGGCCAGCAGCTACGGTATCACCGCCGCAGATCTGGCCGAACAGTTGCGCCACGCCATCTATGGTGCCGAAGCCGTGCGGGAACAACGCGATCGGCAAGAGATGCGTATTATGGTCCGTTATCCACCCCAGCAACGCCGCAGTGAGCTGGATCTGCGCGAGATGTTAATCCAGACCCCACAAGGGGCGATGATCCCCCTCTATCAGCTCGCCCAGTTTAAACGAGGTAGCGCCCCCACCACCATTGTGCGAGAAGAAGGGGTACGGGTGATTAATATCTCTGGTGAACTGGCCCCTGGGGTACGCTCACCTCGGTTGGCCATGCAGCAATTAACCCTCACCCTATTACCCCAACTGAAAAAACAGTATCCTGCCCTGACAGCCCGCTTCGTGGGGGCCAAACAGGAGGGGGATGATACCTTTACCACGCTGCGGCGGTACTATCTATTGGCGTTGGTGGTGATTTACGCTTTATTGGCGATTCCCTTTGGCAGCTATCGTCAACCCCTGATTATCATGTCTGTTATTCCCATGGGGTTTGTGGGCGCGGTAGCCGGCCACATGGTCATGGATTATGATTTAAGCATGGTCAGTATGTTGGGTATGATTGCCCTCTCGGGTGTGGTGGTAAACGACTCTTTGATATTAATTCACGAGGCCAACCGCACCAGGGAGAGAGGGCTCTCACCTTATAAAGCCGTGATTCATGCGGGTATCCAGCGTCTGCGCCCTATCTTACTGACCTCACTGACCACCTTTGTGGGGTTGGCCCCTATGATTTTTGAAACGTCTGTGCAGGCACGTTTTTTAATTCCTATGGCGCTAAGTTTGGGTTTTGGGGTACTGTTTGCTACCTTTGTGGTGTTGGTATTGGTCCCGGTGCTCTACCTAATCTTAACCCCATCCACCCCCCAAACCGCACTAAATTAA
- a CDS encoding tetratricopeptide repeat-containing sulfotransferase family protein gives MTLMPKLPEDVQALSAQQSALTHAVEAMQNGDVGTALRVLQELCTRWPESLQGWKYLAIALDGAGQNEIAETVYEKVLSQTPWDHMLLHSYSGMLGVMGRYEQAIEVIRKAIAVTPQLEYRQHLVAMLFNGDFLDQAQMELNSLLQGACDLDVCLYYQARIQHQQGLYEQALQSYQALTTIAPRHVLGIIHKGIALKDLGDLESAVACYQWALQINPQQPEGWVNLAVTLERLNRLEEAQQALETAWNLVPNNPLLRLVKIRLYRHAQRFDDALAELEAFKRESLALIHKKELAFEEGAIFAALQETSAAMRAFARGHQLAYAALSAEQQEESFQFLMQLKDRAALIEQAQVATDGPSTEASPIFFLGFPCSGSSLLSSLLDNHLSLSSMLEKSSLAVVWEKLVQEHGLNERHMGQLTPALRALGREYYWQACGVTPNAPAQWLDSMPLNVLYLPLLVQLFPNAKSVLLVRHPYGVCLSAYMQDFQHNPTVAQFHELGTAATLYSETMDFWCQAQHRFALQPYTVRYEDLLSDATPVLQPLLAYLGQPCDDVATLGEALSLSMQHPATHHCDWQAYGPYLHAVQAPLQRWLSYWGYDA, from the coding sequence ATGACCCTTATGCCAAAACTGCCCGAAGATGTTCAAGCCTTGTCTGCTCAGCAGAGCGCCCTAACCCATGCAGTTGAGGCCATGCAAAATGGGGATGTGGGAACCGCATTACGTGTCTTGCAAGAGCTCTGCACACGCTGGCCAGAGAGCCTGCAAGGCTGGAAATATCTGGCCATTGCCTTGGATGGTGCCGGGCAGAATGAAATAGCCGAAACCGTCTATGAAAAAGTGTTAAGCCAGACCCCCTGGGACCATATGTTGTTGCACAGTTATAGCGGCATGTTGGGGGTTATGGGGCGTTACGAACAGGCCATTGAGGTCATTCGTAAAGCAATCGCAGTCACGCCACAACTCGAATACCGTCAGCACTTGGTTGCGATGCTCTTTAACGGGGATTTTTTGGATCAGGCTCAAATGGAGCTTAATAGCTTGTTGCAAGGAGCGTGTGATCTAGATGTTTGTCTTTATTATCAAGCGCGTATTCAACATCAACAGGGCTTGTATGAACAGGCGCTCCAAAGCTATCAAGCGCTCACCACTATTGCGCCACGACATGTTTTGGGGATCATCCATAAAGGCATTGCCCTAAAGGATCTGGGCGACCTAGAGAGCGCGGTGGCGTGTTACCAGTGGGCGCTACAGATAAATCCCCAGCAACCAGAAGGGTGGGTTAATCTCGCGGTGACGCTGGAGCGTCTTAATCGTTTGGAAGAGGCGCAGCAGGCCTTGGAAACCGCATGGAATCTGGTGCCTAATAACCCTTTGTTACGTTTGGTCAAAATCCGCCTATACCGGCATGCTCAACGGTTTGATGATGCCTTGGCGGAGCTTGAGGCGTTTAAACGCGAATCCCTGGCGTTGATCCATAAAAAAGAGTTGGCCTTTGAAGAAGGGGCAATTTTTGCTGCCTTGCAGGAAACATCTGCCGCTATGCGCGCCTTTGCCCGTGGTCATCAATTGGCATATGCCGCGTTAAGTGCAGAGCAGCAAGAAGAGAGCTTTCAATTTTTAATGCAGTTGAAAGATAGAGCGGCCTTAATCGAACAGGCGCAAGTTGCCACAGATGGCCCCTCTACCGAGGCTTCCCCTATTTTTTTCCTGGGTTTCCCCTGTTCTGGGAGTAGTCTGCTCAGCAGCTTATTGGATAACCACCTGAGTTTATCCTCCATGCTAGAAAAATCCAGCCTTGCCGTCGTGTGGGAAAAATTGGTTCAAGAGCATGGTCTAAACGAGCGGCATATGGGGCAACTCACTCCCGCTTTGCGTGCCCTTGGTCGGGAATACTACTGGCAAGCATGCGGTGTCACCCCGAATGCCCCTGCACAGTGGCTAGATAGCATGCCCCTGAATGTGCTCTATCTGCCCCTTTTGGTCCAACTGTTCCCCAACGCCAAGAGTGTGTTGCTGGTACGCCATCCCTATGGGGTGTGTCTAAGCGCATATATGCAGGATTTTCAGCATAATCCAACAGTTGCACAGTTCCATGAGTTAGGCACCGCAGCGACCCTGTATAGTGAGACGATGGATTTTTGGTGCCAAGCACAACACCGCTTTGCGTTGCAGCCCTATACGGTACGGTATGAGGATTTGCTCAGTGATGCCACCCCCGTACTGCAACCGCTGTTGGCCTATCTAGGCCAACCCTGTGATGATGTGGCGACGTTGGGGGAAGCCCTATCCCTCTCTATGCAGCACCCTGCCACCCATCATTGTGACTGGCAGGCTTATGGACCCTATCTACACGCCGTGCAAGCCCCCTTGCAACGCTGGTTATCCTACTGGGGGTATGACGCCTAA
- a CDS encoding response regulator transcription factor, producing METLKPTVLIVEDDPDLLEDLMDFLDARGFSVRGAKSAQEMHRALAENQPDLIVMDILLPDDNGIALTRELRQEGNMGILMLTCMNDTQHMLDSLQSGADAYLLKDSELSVVEANLRSIMRRLPKWSTSTPLPEDDPTTLSPTDGTAWHYDTITWTLTAPTHLSVKLNGREHRFLLTLCQTPGKTVERPICLDALGKKDTVTNRRSMDVFVRRLKNKIEPTVNLSFPLDTVYGVGYAFTAPIVVE from the coding sequence ATGGAAACGCTAAAACCCACGGTATTGATTGTCGAGGATGATCCTGACCTTTTAGAAGATCTCATGGATTTTTTAGATGCGCGTGGCTTTTCGGTCCGAGGTGCGAAAAGTGCTCAGGAGATGCATCGCGCCCTCGCAGAAAACCAACCTGATCTGATTGTCATGGACATCCTATTGCCCGATGATAATGGCATTGCCCTGACCCGTGAGCTCCGTCAGGAAGGAAATATGGGGATCTTAATGCTCACCTGCATGAACGATACCCAGCATATGTTGGACTCACTACAATCGGGGGCCGATGCCTACCTATTGAAGGATTCCGAACTCTCTGTGGTTGAGGCCAATCTGCGCAGCATTATGCGACGTTTACCCAAGTGGTCCACCAGCACCCCCTTACCCGAGGATGACCCCACCACCCTCTCTCCCACAGATGGCACGGCGTGGCACTACGATACCATTACTTGGACTTTAACCGCCCCAACCCATTTGTCGGTTAAACTGAATGGTCGTGAGCATCGTTTTTTACTAACACTTTGCCAAACACCTGGAAAAACGGTTGAAAGACCAATCTGCCTAGACGCCTTAGGTAAAAAAGATACCGTAACCAATCGCCGTAGTATGGATGTGTTTGTACGCCGTCTTAAAAATAAGATCGAACCAACGGTTAACCTGTCGTTCCCATTGGACACGGTTTATGGCGTAGGTTACGCATTTACCGCCCCTATCGTGGTAGAATAG
- a CDS encoding response regulator encodes MSERILIVEDETDLLRTLEYNFTQAGFDTVTTTNGREAIRLVSQKPEPDLVVLDLMLPGISGYDVCKTLRDRESTRKIPIIMLTARGESLDQEMGFDAGADDYVTKPFSMRELLLRVKALMRRAQVVSLPSAAVEDLCFGPLTVDQTAHQVWVNGQEVQLTYMEFKLLVAFLENRGRLLTRDFLLDEVWGLSAAVQTRTIDTHVKRLRQKLSDAGQYIETLRGAGYRFLKELHHD; translated from the coding sequence ATGAGTGAGCGGATTTTGATTGTTGAAGATGAGACCGATCTTCTGCGTACGTTGGAGTACAATTTTACCCAAGCGGGTTTTGACACGGTAACCACCACCAATGGACGTGAGGCCATTCGTCTGGTATCCCAAAAACCGGAACCCGATTTGGTGGTGTTGGATCTCATGTTACCGGGCATTTCCGGTTATGATGTGTGCAAAACGCTGCGTGATCGGGAGAGTACCCGTAAAATTCCCATCATTATGCTCACCGCCCGGGGGGAAAGTCTGGATCAAGAGATGGGCTTTGATGCCGGTGCCGATGATTATGTGACCAAACCCTTTAGCATGCGTGAGCTATTATTACGGGTAAAAGCACTTATGCGCCGTGCTCAGGTGGTCTCTTTACCCTCAGCGGCGGTTGAAGACCTCTGTTTTGGTCCACTTACCGTCGACCAAACCGCCCATCAAGTCTGGGTAAACGGCCAAGAAGTGCAGTTAACCTATATGGAATTTAAACTGCTGGTGGCCTTTTTAGAGAATCGGGGACGTTTGCTTACCCGTGACTTTTTGCTCGATGAGGTGTGGGGGCTCTCTGCCGCCGTTCAGACCCGCACCATTGATACCCATGTTAAGCGCCTGCGCCAAAAACTGAGTGATGCGGGGCAATACATTGAAACGTTACGTGGGGCAGGTTATCGATTTCTTAAAGAGC
- a CDS encoding sensor domain-containing diguanylate cyclase, translating into MLNFRSIGTRILVLVGLAVLVGLLVQMFFFLRHQENGIMAQNERTMGVLAHSVSQSLQTVMLSGQADEAQQFANDLAKVPGIVDFRIYRLDGHAAFSDNTTIQKVNQKLDNPEAFLLHSDRQAVDARLPIAADHIQEILQKGTLPKYTTDASGVPTLTYWSRIDTSDQCQACHMEEEKARGVLCLTTTLDAVHNDIQETRYGAVIIMILALLVVFLLTYLLIKSSVVRPIKDVSNAMDRISKGDWEQNVPETGNDELAHMARTFNRMIGELKNTYRGLESEQNKLQTIIRSAKEGMIVTNPDGDVVLVNPSAERILGKTDDEIRGEGFFQLIDDPDYIRTFLETGGFEMPETVVYKQRVLNLYVRSIKDDHGEPIGSAALILDVTDEKRLEQQLRELSTTDGLTKLINRRRMDELLDEELKRAVRYGLNLSILLLDVDHFKKFNDTYGHEQGDHVLIALAAEMKSYFRNIDYPCRYGGEEFFVILPNTDADGAIKVADRLRERVAEKEVDGLRVTISIGVASYPDLSITRPDAMVRAADSALYVAKEQGRNKVVYASEAKQTPH; encoded by the coding sequence ATGCTAAACTTCCGCAGTATTGGTACCCGCATTCTTGTTTTAGTTGGCCTCGCTGTGCTGGTTGGTTTGTTGGTGCAGATGTTTTTTTTCCTGCGTCATCAAGAAAACGGTATTATGGCTCAAAATGAGCGTACCATGGGTGTTCTGGCTCATTCTGTCAGCCAATCCTTACAAACGGTCATGCTCTCTGGGCAAGCGGATGAAGCACAACAATTCGCCAATGACTTGGCAAAAGTACCAGGTATCGTCGATTTTCGCATCTACCGGCTGGATGGTCATGCTGCCTTTTCAGACAACACCACCATCCAAAAAGTTAATCAAAAGCTGGATAATCCAGAGGCCTTTTTGCTGCATTCTGATCGGCAAGCGGTCGACGCTCGCTTACCGATTGCCGCAGACCATATTCAAGAAATTTTACAAAAGGGGACGTTGCCCAAATATACCACCGACGCATCTGGTGTGCCCACCCTCACCTATTGGTCCCGCATTGATACCAGTGATCAGTGCCAAGCGTGCCATATGGAAGAGGAGAAAGCCCGTGGTGTGCTCTGTTTAACCACCACCTTAGACGCTGTACATAATGATATTCAGGAGACCCGTTATGGTGCTGTGATTATCATGATTTTGGCACTGTTGGTGGTCTTTCTGCTAACCTACTTGCTGATTAAAAGTTCTGTGGTACGGCCCATTAAAGATGTCAGCAATGCCATGGACCGCATCTCCAAAGGGGATTGGGAACAAAATGTGCCCGAGACGGGTAATGATGAGCTTGCCCATATGGCCCGAACCTTTAACCGCATGATCGGTGAATTGAAAAACACCTATCGCGGATTAGAGAGTGAGCAAAACAAACTGCAAACCATCATCCGCAGTGCCAAAGAGGGCATGATTGTCACCAATCCCGATGGGGATGTGGTCTTGGTCAACCCCTCCGCTGAGCGTATCCTTGGCAAAACCGATGATGAAATCCGTGGCGAGGGCTTTTTCCAACTGATTGATGATCCCGACTATATCCGTACCTTTTTAGAGACCGGTGGTTTTGAAATGCCGGAAACCGTTGTTTATAAACAAAGGGTGCTTAATCTTTACGTGCGTTCCATTAAGGATGACCATGGCGAACCCATTGGCTCAGCCGCGCTGATCCTGGATGTTACCGATGAAAAACGCCTCGAACAGCAGCTACGGGAACTTTCAACCACCGATGGCCTGACGAAGTTGATTAACCGGCGCCGTATGGATGAACTGCTGGATGAAGAGCTTAAAAGAGCTGTACGCTATGGTTTAAACCTTAGCATCTTGCTGCTGGATGTCGATCACTTTAAAAAGTTTAACGACACTTATGGTCACGAGCAGGGCGACCATGTGCTCATCGCTCTGGCCGCAGAGATGAAATCCTATTTCCGCAACATTGATTATCCCTGTCGTTACGGCGGTGAAGAGTTTTTTGTTATCCTGCCCAACACCGATGCTGACGGCGCGATTAAAGTTGCAGACCGCTTGCGTGAACGGGTGGCAGAGAAGGAAGTTGACGGCCTAAGAGTGACCATAAGCATCGGTGTGGCAAGCTATCCCGATCTTTCGATCACCCGGCCCGATGCCATGGTGCGTGCCGCCGATTCGGCCCTTTATGTGGCTAAAGAGCAGGGACGAAATAAAGTGGTTTACGCTTCTGAAGCCAAACAAACCCCCCATTAA